In Mauremys reevesii isolate NIE-2019 linkage group 8, ASM1616193v1, whole genome shotgun sequence, a single genomic region encodes these proteins:
- the FASLG gene encoding tumor necrosis factor ligand superfamily member 6 → MQAYKGRAGFPPGAQSAAGTAGFSCRMKEEFHSQGGPAIPLPTMQQNLNYVYPQIFWVDSCASPTCAPSAPVATCPPPVPERRRRKQSNKRDGTCLCFLVVFLLVLLALAGVGLGMFQIVQLQKELAELRELTSTGHVFSSMEKRIGLLNVTAEKKVIRKAAHLTGKADQKALPLEWVATLGHAFTSNIQYRHRSLVINETGLYFVYSKVFFRGKICNNLPLDHIVFKQNPAYPASQVLMEDRKMNYCAAGKMWARGSYLGALFNLTKSDSLYVNVSETALVNFEESKTFFGLYKL, encoded by the exons ATGCAGGCGTATAAAGGCAGAGCCGGCTTCCCTCCTGGGGCTCAGTCTGCGGCTGGCACAGCTGGATTTAGCTGCCGCATGAAAGAGGAGTTCCACAGCCAGGGCGGCCCAGCCATTCCACTGCCCACCATGCAGCAGAACCTGAACTATGTCTACCCCCAGATCTTCTGGGTGGACAGCTGTGCCAGTCCCACTTGCGCTCCATCGGCGCCCGTTGCCACCTGCCCGCCGCCCGTGccggagaggaggaggagaaaacagAGCAACAAGAGGGATGGCACATGCCTCTGTTTCTTGGTGGTGTTTTTGCTGGTCCTGCTGGCCCTcgctggagtggggctggggatgtttCAGATTGTCCAGCTGCAGAAGGAACTGGCTGAGCTCCGAGAG TTAACCAGCACCGGACATGTTTTTTCATCTATGGAGAAGCGCATAG GACTTCTGAATGTAACAGCAgagaagaaggtgatcaggaagGCAGCACATTTAACAG GCAAAGCTGATCAGAAAGCCCTTCCTCTGGAATGGGTGGCCACCCTCGGGCACGCCTTCACCTCCAACATTCAGTACAGACACCGCAGCCTGGTGATCAATGAAACAGGCCTGTACTTTGTGTACTCCAAGGTGTTCTTCCGAGGCAAGATCTGCAACAACCTGCCCCTAGACCACATAGTTTTCAAACAAAATCCAGCCTACCCAGCTAGCCAGGTGCTGATGGAGGACAGAAAGATGAACTACTGTGCGGCTGGGAAGATGTGGGCCAGGGGCAGCTACCTGGGGGCATTGTTCAACCTCACCAAATCAGACAGCTTGTATGTCAATGTCTCCGAAACAGCCCTGGTTAATTTTGAGGAATCAAAGACGTTTTTTGGTTTATATAAACTTTAG